The Glycine soja cultivar W05 chromosome 19, ASM419377v2, whole genome shotgun sequence genomic sequence TTCCAATTTTTCATTCCTTTCCTCTTTAGCAAGAGTTGGAATTTCTCTCCATCAATGCCAAGTGAACCGCCACAATTACTTGGGTTATATTTTCAACACTCACTCCACTCAATCATACACCTTGCTCAAATacaaatttcacatgcacttCATCATATGATATATGCGCTTTTGATCATATATGGGTTTTACTTTTGAAACGTTCTCTACTCTAAATAcctgtttaaattaatttattttaaaaaaatctgaaaaattTACGAatcctttttattaaaaaaatcattaatactTGCATCAGAAATTTGAGTTCAATcactttttataaatttcacaACCAGCAACGATGGAATGCTAATGCAATGTAGCCCCAACTTAACAATTTAAAATTGGCAGAAAAGTTAATTTCATGGCCTTGTCAAACATGCTTCAAGAAAATTAATCTTATGTTTggtttgtagaaaaaaaaataatacacaaaTGAGTTCAAAGTACAAGAGAAGATAAGACGATACAAACCCTTATTTGacttgaaaaaaatgatattaaaaactTGTTAAATCGGCAAGGAATAAGCCCTTATTTTACTTgaaaataatgatattaaaaacGTGTTAAATCGGCAAGGAATAAGCCATTATTTGacttgaaaaaaatgatataaaaaacttGTTAAATCGGCAAGGAATAACCgaacaaataaattaacttgTAATTATACCCTTTTAatagacaaaataaaattactaaacCCAAGAATTCAagctaatattaatataatcaaCAATCAACATTGCCCACAAACTTCgggaaaaaaaatctcattcaaACCCCAAATTAGAATGGATacgaaaatgagaagaaaaatacttttatcCTCCTTATTTCCCCCTTCCTTCCCTTCCCTTCCCTCCCCTCCCCCTCCCCCTCCATTTGTCCATTTCATTCCTTTCCAACCAAACACCATATAAGAAATGATGTATTGTACACATACACAATACAGCTAAAACGCTTAAAAATTACGCATGCACTTCAGAAGTCTATATCTAGAGGTGCTAAAAGTCCGGGTAGATAATTGACCAACTAATACGACAAAACTTAAGTTGTTCCAACTTGTATTTTCGGTTGTTAAAATGAAACCACCAAAGAAACGAGAACTGTCCTTCCTGTAGCTACTCAAAATCTTGTAAATCTAagtgaaagaaaaagtaaagtCATTGCAATTCATTTGATCTCACATCCAGCACTAGCCACCTAGTGCACATTGCCTGAATATTACAGCAGGTTATCTGAAAATGAGACACATTGCCCAAAAAAAGTCAGAGCTACCGACTAGAAGAAAAGGTTTACACGTATAAATCCCAGTCAGTGTCGGATGGTGAGCTCAGCTCTAAGGTGAAGTACACCATTGATAAAGTAAAGACTATCTTCAGCCATGAACGTTGTCCATGGAATTGCAAACAAGTTTCTATATCCGACGGCCTTTCCCCCAGTGAATACATAATTGCCTTTGTACTTGCTAACAAATTCCTCTGTTGGCCTTGACCTAGCAGCAAACTCATAGTCAACGGCAAAGCTAACTGAGCCCTTTTCCTGCATTCCTAAAAACAGGCCAAAGCAATGGAAAGAGCTCTGTTGGTCCATGTTGCAATGTGCTGATAAGAAAAACCCTTGTCCACCTAAATGGAATGCCTGTGAATATACTCGGCCAGATGGGAACAAATTGGTGCACTCCTCCCGCTTCAGATCCAAGTAAACCACACACTGCTGCCGCGGAAGTTCAAATTCCACCACCTTAACAGGGCGATACTTGTATGCCCGCTCCACAAAAAGTCGATTGAAGGAAGCAGACTCAGCAGCTAGTATCCGCTGGCGGTGTGGAGCCTCAGCCTTGAAAAAGAGGGCTTCGAGTACAAGCTTGGATGCAACATCATGGTCAAAGTCATTGCAGGTTAAGACCTTCTTAAGTTTTCGACAGGTCATGTAAGGGAAGCGAATTAAACGGGCAAGTCGTGTACCCAGGACTTCTCTCCGCTCTTCTAGTTTTGGATACTGTGTTCGGACCCACTTCAACACAAAGTCATATACAGCATCCTCTGATGCAACCTGGAGTTCATCACTAGACAATATTGCTTCTATTCCAGCTAGAGGCAAGCCCATAACCTCTTCCTGGAACCTGGTCATATGTGAAACTTATTAgcattaaaaaggaaaaaactgcATTTTGAgattacaaaaataaagaagCCAAGAGTAGCAACAAGTGCTTTTCTAAAGAGTAAAGCGTCATAAAACTGAGATTCAAAAACAATAATACAAAGAACATTTATGAGTACATGTACATCAACTTCTTAAAACACATCATATGAATATTCTACTCTTCAATGCAGCATACAAtactaatataaattttttatccacTTTATTAGTTACACGATAATGCAAAGATGCCAAAATATTAACAAACTTTCTCTCATGGCAtgctataattatataaaagccAACTTAAGAAGTTTATGACATGTGAACTTGATTAACTAAGGGTAGCAGCAATCaacaaaaatgtttttacaagGGTTCCAACAATTAGATACAGCTGAACATGAGCATAAGAAAAATCATTCTCAGAACAAGAATACAATACAGCGGACACACTGATTTCAAACTTCAGTGTCACCAGCTTCCAAAGAACGTGGAAGAAAAAGTATACATCCCAAGTAATATGaacaagaaaacagaaaaaggcATACAAGAGTTCATACTGTATGAAATGTAGTCAAGAACACAGAATTTATAATGCAAGAAATGTAGAGCATGTGAACAAGTTACATAAAAAGTGGAAAAACTAACTTTGTTATATCTTTGTATCGACTGGCAAGATACTGCTTTGCTGCGTCAGTCAATGGTTGAACTGCATCAGCCATTAAGACACTAGAAGGAAGCTCAAGGTAAAGCAATGCAGACTCAGGTGTCATAGGTATATTCCGCAATAATCGGCTACAGTATCTCATACAGGAAGCAACTTCGAATTTGTCAGCAGCCATCAACACATCCAATAAAGCAGGTGGTGAAGTAATGCTCAAGGTATTACTATACATAAAATTCAGAAGCTCCATAAGAGCAGCTTCCTCTGTAACATGCAAAGGAAGCATGACATTTGTAAGGCAACAATTAGAGGAAAAGCTAAAATGAATAAATCTCATAAAGCAAATAAtctaaaaagctttttatgTAAGTTAATACCAGAAGCATTAATTCTTAGGGTGACATGCCTCTGCTCTGACTCCCTCATTCCATTTGAGAAAAGCTGCAAAATATACACAGCTAAGCAAACATATTTTTAGCAGAAATTTTTAAATCTAACCAATAAGCAAGAGACATCTACCTTGTAGAAGAAAGGACTTTTAGCAGCCAAAATAGGAGAACTGATGTGTAGTGTTCTAACTCTCACAACTGCAGAGCAATCCATATTCCAATTTGAATCATTGCTATTTGCCGCCTCATCACCTATGTCAACAATAAACAACTCAAATCATTGAGAAGAACTGGCAACTTCAAAGATACGTTTTGTTCTTGCAAGCAAAAGGAGAATGTTCTATTTCTGTCATTGTGTTTCCTTATCAAGTATGTAACTTGCTTTACATACTAAGTTCTCTTTTCAAAGAGATGCTTGTTTAAAGCATACTGATCTTCTAGATTCAAGAATTTCATTGAGAAAATACATGGCTTTCAAACCCAAAGGAAATCAGGGACCCAATAAACAGCAACAGATGaaaccaataaataaataaaaaagataggaGAGGAGGGTGGAATAAATAGTACTGTACAAGTTTATCAAATTGTGAATTGTGAGCTTTTGAATAATGAATTGTTTTGAATCTTAAGATTAGAAACGCAAAACTAGCGTGAAACATATCACATAAATGATGTATTACATATAGTACTcaatgcatgaattaaaaagcaaaatcatgTCAAAAAGTCATAATTGAGCATCACTATTAACACAGATATAagctaattaaaaaagaaaaaaaaaatataacactaAGTGGCCAAAAGAGTATGatgatgaaaacaagacaataaGAGAAATGGGAGAAATTAAAGTTGTTTGCTGACAAAAGTTTAAGACTTCGAATCACAAAGTCATAATGGAAGAAATAGTAAGAGTCATTGGGACTTGGGAGACACATTATTTTAGaggtaaaagaataaaaaaaagaaggtttCTTTGGTCCAAAGAATCCCATTTCCATACAAACAAATCAATCTTTATTGATAATGGTGTCACAAAATGCAACATCAGTTGTAATTTGGTAGTACAGAAAAGCCAAAAGGCACAATTCAGCTTTTCTCTTTACTCAAAAAAAGGTGCATATTTTTCATCAAAGGGTTGTGTTGGGTCATACACAACCCAACTTTGTGACCTGGATAGTTGCAGCAGCAACAAAATCATCATACATGCCACAATTCACAATTTTCACACCAGATCATGTGATTCTAGCCAGCTGGTAATTCAAGCATCAATGTGTATCATTCACCCATTCACTCAGACCAACCATACAATAATTACAATTGGTATCACAAATCTAATCATCCGATTTTGATAGCCATGGTACAGTATATCTTAAAAAACTATAATTGACAAACTAGGTTtaagattttcttttaatattcaaataccTGAAGGGGGTTCTTCAACCATTGCAACCGCATCTTCATCTTGATTCTCAGAGGGTACAAAATCGTCCATATCAGGCtgattttcattcaaaatttgCTCGTCGGGCAATAAAGTAAGATCAACAACTGCAAGCGAAAGAGAGCATATATTATGTAAGGCATGGAAAAATAGATGTTAGATCCAATCTAATATGCACAACGAAGCACTTTATAGGCAAAATCCATACACAGAATCAAGATTTGCAGTTGATTTATTGAAAACGTATTCATAAGGCttatgcaaataaaaaataaataaataaatcacacCCACAAAAAAGCATTAAAAAAATCCCCTTTGTCACTCTCAACTCAATTGAAATATTTCTCAAAAATTCATGAATCACCCAAAAAATGAAGTAATGATACATAACTATTGTTCATTATACTTTCACATACAAGAGCACCGCGGCTGGGTTCCTCAAAAACCAAAGTGAAGAATGGCTTTATATGGGTGTTGCATTGGTGCCCTAGTTTTACTCTTAGGTACTGGTAACTTGGATGAGTGGCCATTTGTAAAACACTCATCAGTGATTGATTTTTACCATGAAGCACGTTCCAAACAGCCAAATGAGCCAATGAATATGTGATAGATAATCAACATACCGGCCAGTCCGGTAGCACATTGTGTTACCAAACAACCAATGAAAATACTTGACAACCAATCAACATGCCATAAGTTCGgtaccataaaaaaaaatgggtaCATGAGTAATCAAGAGCAATTCAGCAACAAATGTAAGTTTGTTagcattacatttaaaaaaaatgccttCTTAGAGTTTGAAAGAATCCTGATATTTGACTGACAATATAGTGTTTTTTTATTCGAGTTTTTCATTTCAACTCACTCTATCTCTTATTCTCCTCTTTTCCAGAGAAAGagtgaaaatagaaaagagtTCCACCTCCACCTCCACCTGTGGAACCATAATAATTATAATCCTTCCATTTCAAAATAAGTGAAGTTCAAATTAAccttattatttattctttatccCGGATTCcatcacattaattatttatctggggagaaattagaataaattatgTAATGCTTCTTTAAAAACCTAAAATTTCACTtacaacaagaacaagaacgacaAGCCTCATCCCACAGCCCTATCATACTAacatgaaaaaacaaaacaaaaagtgaTGTTAAGACGTacttattttgaaattgaaggAGTATTTCACAACACACCCTACCCCTACTACCCATAAGAAGCTGAAACCCTAGAAGATGAAACAAGATAAACGACAAGAAAACACCATGCATACAATATCCAAATCCACCAAGGCCACGCTATCAACACCAAACAATTCTCGTAATCTCTTAATGTTCTGTTTTTTCTTTGCCCCATTTAGTTTGTgaagaaatggaaaaaaaaaggtggAAATTATACCGTTATCCTTCTTGATATCCTCGCGTCTCCTCTTGCGGTGGCGAGCCCAGTCGGCGATGGTGGTGCAACCCTCGGAGTCGGGTCGGGCCTCGACGGGGTCCCCCATGATCTCGATTCGGAGGATCCTGTCGGAGAAATTACTGTCATTGAAAGCGAACCCGAAATCGGCGTCGGAAGAGGAAGCACTGCGAGAGTAATCGGAGGAGGAAGAATCCATCACCATTCCCGGGTCAAATAGATCCGAATTGAAATCCTTCATCCTCTAAACCACACAACACAATCAGCGCCGCCCTCCTACCTCTGCAACTGCAACAACTGCAACAACTGCAAGcagagaaaggaagaagaacaGCAACAATGATACGCAAGCCCTATACGTCAATGAAATGAATGGCGGTGAAATAAAAGAACAGAAAGATgcttctatttatttaatttttgttagggAAACAACATAAAAGCACAAGCTGTGAATTGTTGCGCTAAgcgatttaaataatttattttaagggttggaaacttggaattAGTAATTAAATTCCGTTTGATttcgttttttagtttttgtttggtGCGGTATTTGTTAGTTTGGTTGTTAGCTCATGCGTTCCACCTTCTTAACcgaaattatgttttttaattgagatattgtgTTTTATTATGGTTGTCTTTAGAGAGAAGAACGGTAGATGTGAGTTGGGGACGTTTTTCTGAAACTGTAGGAATAGGAAATAGCTGGAACATTAATGAATGTGGCTCGGTGTGATTATTCCCCTTTTTTTATGTGGTCATCAATCCCTTAGTTATACTTTTATTTCACTGTCATGGAGTTTTGctttttttaatgttgtgtTAAGTTAAGTAGGTGAGAATGACAAGATAATTGTTCtgtcatttctttttttaagtagTGGTATTATTTACAAAAGTCACTTCCCATCATCTAGCTTCcataattttacttattatttctGCCAAAAAATATCTAGCATTGTCTTAGAAGTTGATATACATGCAGGTGCCccataattgattttatttgggATATTTTTGGTTACGAAAGAAAGGGagtgaaaagaaacaaaaactaattatataaatatacttagaaaagaaaataaatatgaaaaaaataaggataatacggtcttaaaaaaaaacactcattcttttatttttcttttagcatTATGTTTGGATAAGAATTAAACTAAGaagggaaaaaatataaattaaagtgaaatttaAAATGGTTTGGATTcgataaattataaatgaacggaataaaataatttttttcacctttttagttaaattgaaaagtgaaaggaaataaataagaagagatatgataaaaagataattttatccTGACAATGTATAATACAGGTCAAAGTGATTGACAAATATAGTGATTAAAGAACGTAAAATTTCTTTcaataatgataaataatacttttttatataaaaaaattgatattaaaaatataaaaaaaaattgatattaaaaatataaaaaaaaattgaaaggtcATTCAAATTTTATGCATGTTCCACTAACACTAACCTATTTTATGTTTGAAAACATCACACTAATATTCTCCTATATATGTATTATACTAATactcttttaatatttaaaaatattacattaagattcttttatatattgcGGTAACACCTTCTATTGCAGAGGTTActataatagttaaaaaaaaatgatatctaTGTAATTTCATGAAACTAAGGGATGACTAATCTACTTTAGTCTGTCCTTAAATCCTTTAATTCCAATACAAGCTATTGTATAATATAGGTTTAAATTTAGTAGGATATAATATAACTTTGACATTTTGATTCACTTAAGCAATGAACTTTTTAGAATAGGTAACTTCATGACACCAATACACATGGATCAAACATATTTTGACATGggttaatttgtttaaattttaaaataaaaaagtgctttttaaaagggtatttttttttttaatgagtaaTTCAATGGGATCAATTGACCAAAGGTACTTTAAGATATAAATAACTTACTAGCATATGCATTCATTGGTGTCAAAACTAGTTCCAGAAGAAAGGAAAACTAATCAAACATGTTAATCCAACTCAACTCGTCATTTGATCCATTAAATGCATGTTTGCAATAAAGTtggaagagataaaaaaaatacttttttattttggaatcaACAATATTTTCCTTCATCATTCAATGCATTGAAAATTGTATCAACACCTCTTCAAGTATTTTGGGATCACACACAACATCCTTTCTTGTTAAATATTTACAACAATCTCCCTTATAATAGGACGGGTGCACAAGTAAAACAATTTGACAccattccaaaatatttttaaattgttagaTGTATGCATTTTTAATTGATGGTTGagattttttctccttttttttctttcttttttccccttttttatttatttctttcctaAATTCACCTTGCAATCTATCAtgattctctcttttctttcaaCGCATAAGTGATTTCCAACCCCACCCTCATATTCTCTCCCAATGGGGTCAAGAATGCAACTTTCTAATTTTGATGTGTTCATTGTCCAGATCTATAATGCGCTCATTGTAACACCCCTGATTGTCAACTTCTCGACAGTTCCTACACAATGACACTTCACACGATGATACTTTACTCAGCATCTTATTAGTCAGAACCCTCCACTGATCAGAATCTTCCACTTGTCAGAATCCTCCATAGATAATCATTTTCAAGACCTCAACAACCAAATCTTACAATGCTCAATGGCTCTCACAATCATTGACTGTCCCCACAAAACAACACAAGATTTTTCAACATGTGTTATGAGAAATTTCCCATAAGATCACTCATTCCATAATTACTCCAAGTTAAACACGCTTAAATGTAGAACTCTTAAGTGATAGACTACCAAATGTTAGatgcatcttgttggtatagataatatcaattaattcatttaagtcATTCTTAACTGTACAATCTCATACCCGTACAACCTCAAGATCCCTCTCATTCAAGTGAATTTTGTTCGGGGTGTTACACGAAACACCCCTCTGTTTCCTGACGGCAACGACCCATAAGAGCAACACATGTTAGATTATGAACATCAATGGTGCGTGAAAGCGGTCAAGGAGGTGCTTAAGTCACACCTCCATCTT encodes the following:
- the LOC114400154 gene encoding BTB/POZ domain-containing protein POB1-like, which encodes MKDFNSDLFDPGMVMDSSSSDYSRSASSSDADFGFAFNDSNFSDRILRIEIMGDPVEARPDSEGCTTIADWARHRKRRREDIKKDNVVDLTLLPDEQILNENQPDMDDFVPSENQDEDAVAMVEEPPSGDEAANSNDSNWNMDCSAVVRVRTLHISSPILAAKSPFFYKLFSNGMRESEQRHVTLRINASEEAALMELLNFMYSNTLSITSPPALLDVLMAADKFEVASCMRYCSRLLRNIPMTPESALLYLELPSSVLMADAVQPLTDAAKQYLASRYKDITKFQEEVMGLPLAGIEAILSSDELQVASEDAVYDFVLKWVRTQYPKLEERREVLGTRLARLIRFPYMTCRKLKKVLTCNDFDHDVASKLVLEALFFKAEAPHRQRILAAESASFNRLFVERAYKYRPVKVVEFELPRQQCVVYLDLKREECTNLFPSGRVYSQAFHLGGQGFFLSAHCNMDQQSSFHCFGLFLGMQEKGSVSFAVDYEFAARSRPTEEFVSKYKGNYVFTGGKAVGYRNLFAIPWTTFMAEDSLYFINGVLHLRAELTIRH